A single genomic interval of Mangifera indica cultivar Alphonso chromosome 5, CATAS_Mindica_2.1, whole genome shotgun sequence harbors:
- the LOC123217362 gene encoding membrane-anchored ubiquitin-fold protein 3, with protein sequence MPEEDLVDIKFRLYDGSDIGPFRYSATSTVDMLKQRIVSDWPKGKTIVPKAVNEVKLISSGKILENNKTVGQCKVPFGDLPGGSIIMHVVVQPSLAKTKTEKKIDDSPRKIVCSCSIL encoded by the exons ATGCCGGAGGAGGATTTGGTTGATATAAAGTTCAGGTTGTACGATGGGTCCGATATCGGTCCCTTCCGTTACTCGGCCACGTCAACGGTCGACATGCTTAAGCAGAGAATCGTCTCTGATTGGCCCAAAG GTAAGACAATTGTTCCTAAGGCAGTGAATGAAGTCAAATTGATAAGCTCTGGTAAAATTTTGGAGAATAATAAGACTGTTGGCCAGTGTAAAGTACCTTTTGGTGATTTACCAGGGGGGTCCATTATAATGCATGTTGTTGTACAGCCATCTctagcaaaaacaaaaacag AAAAGAAGATTGATGATTCACCAAGGAAAATTGTCTGCTCATGCTCCATATTGtga
- the LOC123217358 gene encoding glutamate-1-semialdehyde 2,1-aminomutase, chloroplastic-like — protein sequence MRRLWVLTITPLISLTTNKKKLRQREAKMAAAIMGVGAGLGVSYLSKISHISSYKSPRCSVKMTVSIEEKKKSFSLKKSEEAFNVAKELMPGGVNSPVRAFKSVGGQPIVFDSVKGSRMWDIDGNEYIDYVGSWGPAIIGHADDEVLAALAETMKKGTSFGAPCLLENVLAEMVISAVPSIEMVRFVNSGTEACMGVIRLARAFTARPKIIKFEGCYHGHANSFLVKAGSGVATLGLPDSPGVPKGATIDTLTAPFNDISTVENLFETHQGEIAAIILEPVVGNSGFIAPKPDFLNAIRQLTKEHNALLIFDEVMTGFRLSYGGAQEYFGITPDLTTLGKIIGGGLPVGAYGGKKEIMEMVAPAGPMYQAGTLSGNPLAMTAGIHTLKRLQKPGTYEYLNKITNELIEGILDVGKKAGHAMCGGYIGGMFGFFFTEGPVNNFADAKESDTAKFARFYRGMLEEGVYFAPSQFEAGFTSLAHTSEDIQLTIAAAEKVLKQI from the exons ATGAGGCGCTTGTGGGTTCTTACAATCACACCTCTTATCTCTTTGACCACAAACAAGAAGAAACTGAGACAGAGAGAGGCAAAAATGGCTGCTGCAATTATGGGTGTGGGAGCTGGGCTAGGGGTTTCATATTTATCGAAGATTTCTCATATAAGCTCTTATAAATCGCCTCGTTGTAGTGTGAAAATGACTGTCTCCAtcgaagagaagaagaagagcttCAGTCTTAAAAAATCGGAAGAAGCTTTTAATGTCGCTAAG GAATTGATGCCTGGAGGTGTAAATTCACCTGTCCGTGCCTTTAAATCTGTTGGTGGACAACCTATTGTGTTTGATTCTGTCAAAGGCTCTCGCATGTGGGACATTGATGGCAATGAGTACATTGACTATGTTGGTTCTTGGGGGCCAGCAATAATTGGTCATGCAGATGATGAG GTACTTGCAGCTTTGGCTGAAACAATGAAGAAAGGAACTAGCTTTGGTGCTCCTTGTCTTTTGGAGAATGTTCTGGCAGAGATGGTCATTTCAGCTGTTCCAAGCATAGAAATGGTGCGTTTTGTTAACTCCGGCACAGAAGCATGCATGGGTGTGATTCGCCTGGCCCGTGCTTTCACTGCACGGCCAAAGATCATCAAATTTGAGGGTTGTTACCATGGGCATGCCAATTCATTTCTAGTCAAGGCTGGCAGTGGAGTTGCCACCTTAGGACTTCCTGATTCCCCTGGTGTCCCTAAAGGAGCCACCATAGATACTCTAACAGCTCCCTTCAATGATATCTCAACCGTGGAAAATCTCTTTGAGACACACCAAGGAGAGATTGCTGCTATTATCCTTGAACCAGTGGTTGGGAATTCTGGCTTCATTGCTCCAAAACCCGACTTTCTTAATGCCATACGCCAGCTAACCAAAGAACATAATGCTCTACTGATATTTGATGAAGTAATGACTGGATTTCGTTTGTCTTATGGTGGAGCTCAAGAGTATTTTGGCATAACTCCCGATTTAACAACTCTTGGAAAGATCATAGGTGGCGGTCTGCCAGTTGGTGCGTATGGaggaaagaaagagataatgGAGATGGTGGCTCCAGCAGGACCAATGTACCAGGCTGGGACCTTAAGCGGGAACCCATTGGCAATGACTGCAGGAATACACACTCTGAAGCGCTTGCAGAAACCTGGAACTTATGAATACTTGAATAAGATCACAAACGAACTTATTGAAGGAATACTTGATGTTGGTAAGAAGGCTGGGCATGCAATGTGTGGAGGATATATTGGTGGGATGTTTGGATTTTTCTTCACGGAAGGGCCCGTTAACAACTTTGCAGACGCAAAGGAGAGTGACACGGCAAAGTTTGCAAGGTTTTATAGGGGAATGCTGGAAGAGGGTGTATATTTTGCACCCTCACAGTTTGAGGCTGGATTTACGAGCTTGGCACATACATCAGAAGATATCCAACTAACAATAGCAGCAGCTGAGAAGGTTCTGAAGCAAATTTAG
- the LOC123217361 gene encoding protein TAPETUM DETERMINANT 1-like isoform X2 gives MRGSLLNRRLVFILAFALLVVMFILLVVLSDIPHGFIGSSFERDRYPLHGPYRKLLDRASLMRKERNRMRDKRCTTADIVVNQGSTDPLPNGIPTYTVEITNACDTGCNISRIHIKCGWFSSAHLINPKIFKRLSYNDCLVNDGKPLVNGDTLSFQYANTFRYHLSVSSVACS, from the exons ATGAGAGGTTCTCTACTAAATCGCCGACTCGTTTTCATTCTTGCTTTCGCTCTCCTCGTTGTAATGTTTATCCTTCTTGTTGTTCTCTCAG ATATTCCCCATGGTTTTATTGGTTCAAGTTTTGAGAGAGACAGATACCCACTTCATGGCCCTTATCGCAAGCTTCTAGATCGTG CTTCATTAATGAGGAAAGAACGAAACAGAATGAGGGACAAGAGATGCACCACAGCAGATATTGTTGTTAACCAAGGTTCCACAGACCCTCTTCCAAATGGAATACCAACATACACTGTTGAGATCACAAATGCCTGTGACACTGGCTGCAATATCTCTAGAATTCATATCAAATGTGGTTGGTTTAGCTCTGCTCATCTCATCAATCCAAAGATCTTCAAGCGCCTTTCCTACAATGACTGTCTTGTTAATGATGGCAAACCCTTGGTTAATGGTGACACCCTTTCGTTTCAGTATGCTAATACTTTTCGGTACCATCTATCAGTTTCATCGGTGGCTTGCtcttaa
- the LOC123217359 gene encoding RNA pseudouridine synthase 7 isoform X2 → MKRKRGAEEHSMEIVWQTPANPPEKRDYIFRDGRRHVRPYYFEFISHVKNRWAGKTIVDLFAEEFKGRPYDYYVSAVKCGRIQVDGEMVPVSYIVKSSQKISHFLHRHEPPAMAWEVSVLQKELDVLTVCKPPSVPVHPCGQYRKNTVVGILQAEYGLAPLFLHRLDRLVSGLLILARNASKADLFRQQIEAGKVQKEYVAKVIGVFPEGEQVVDVNINYDARAGRSTAEVGDSFGDTPLKGKAACTKFTRISTNGTHSIVLCKPITGRTHQIRVHLQYTGHPIANDLLYLSEPVSERATQGMSADRSSYSGHSLTSITHENCLDRDDNSSEEFSIDPMCTNCPNLAPKGYDVHEGGLWLHCVRYSGPGWVYECPYPDWASIV, encoded by the exons atgaagagaaagagaggagCCGAAGAGCACAGTATGGAGATCGTTTGGCAAACGCCAGCGAATCCTCCAGAGAAACGCGATTACATATTTCGAGatg GGAGGCGCCATGTCAGACCATACTACTTCGAGTTCATCTCTCAT GTTAAAAATCGCTGGGCTGGAAAAACAATCGTCGATTTGTTCGCTGAAGAGTTCAAAGGCCGACCATATGATTACTAT GTTAGTGCCGTCAAATGTGGACGGATACAAGTTGATGGAGAGATGGTGCCAGTTTCTTACATAGTTAAATCATCACAGAAAATTAGCCATTTCTTACACAG GCATGAACCGCCAGCAATGGCTTGGGAAGTTTCCGTTCTTCAGAAAGAACTGGATGTACTGACGGTTTGCAAGCCACCATCTGTACCA GTGCATCCGTGTGGTCAATATCGTAAGAACACAGTTGTTGGCATTCTTCAGGCAGAGTATGGCTTGGCCCCTTTATTTC TTCATCGATTAGATCGTCTTGTCTCAGGGCTTCTTATCTTGGCTAGAAATGCTTCTAAAGCTGACTTGTTTAGGCAACAG ATTGAAGCTGGTAAAGTGCAGAAAGAGTATGTTGCAAAGGTTATAGGGGTATTTCCAGAGGGTGAG CAAGTTGTTGATGTAAACATAAATTATGATGCTAGGGCAGGAAGGAGCACTGCAGAG GTGGGTGACTCTTTTGGTGATACGCCTTTGAAGGGAAAGGCTGCTTGTACAAAGTTTACCAGGATTAGTACCAATGGAACTCATAGTATTGTGTTGTGCAAACCAATCACTGGCCGGACTCATCAA ATACGTGTGCATTTACAATATACTGGCCATCCAATTGCCAATGACTTGCTTTACCTCTCTGAACCAGTTTCTGAACGTGCCACACAAGGAATGAGTGCTGACAGATCTTCTTATTCAGGGCATTCTTTAACATCCATTACTCATGAAAATTGCCTTGATAGAGATGATAACTCTAGTGAAGAATTCAGCATTGATCCTATGTGTACAAATTGTCCAAACTTGGCTCCAAAAGG ATATGATGTACATGAAGGTGGTTTATGGCTTCACTGTGTTCGGTACTCTGGACCTGGGTGGGTTTATGAATGCCCATATCCCGATTGGGCATCAATTGTTTAA
- the LOC123217361 gene encoding protein TAPETUM DETERMINANT 1-like isoform X1, which produces MRGSLLNRRLVFILAFALLVVMFILLVVLSVSDIPHGFIGSSFERDRYPLHGPYRKLLDRASLMRKERNRMRDKRCTTADIVVNQGSTDPLPNGIPTYTVEITNACDTGCNISRIHIKCGWFSSAHLINPKIFKRLSYNDCLVNDGKPLVNGDTLSFQYANTFRYHLSVSSVACS; this is translated from the exons ATGAGAGGTTCTCTACTAAATCGCCGACTCGTTTTCATTCTTGCTTTCGCTCTCCTCGTTGTAATGTTTATCCTTCTTGTTGTTCTCTCAG tttCAGATATTCCCCATGGTTTTATTGGTTCAAGTTTTGAGAGAGACAGATACCCACTTCATGGCCCTTATCGCAAGCTTCTAGATCGTG CTTCATTAATGAGGAAAGAACGAAACAGAATGAGGGACAAGAGATGCACCACAGCAGATATTGTTGTTAACCAAGGTTCCACAGACCCTCTTCCAAATGGAATACCAACATACACTGTTGAGATCACAAATGCCTGTGACACTGGCTGCAATATCTCTAGAATTCATATCAAATGTGGTTGGTTTAGCTCTGCTCATCTCATCAATCCAAAGATCTTCAAGCGCCTTTCCTACAATGACTGTCTTGTTAATGATGGCAAACCCTTGGTTAATGGTGACACCCTTTCGTTTCAGTATGCTAATACTTTTCGGTACCATCTATCAGTTTCATCGGTGGCTTGCtcttaa
- the LOC123217477 gene encoding bidirectional sugar transporter SWEET10-like gives MAVHLSWATAFGLLGNIISFLVCLAPLPTFYQIYKKKSTEGFQVVPYVIALFSAMLWIYYALLKEKAMLLITINTFACVVETGYIAVYLFYAPKKTRIEALKLVLLFNVFGFGAICLSTLFLAKAANRTKILGYICMAFALSVFVAPLCIVRKVIRTKSVEYMPFPLSFFLTLGAVMWFFYGLLIRDLNIAIPNVLGFIFGVLQMVLYMIYKNHKKVLDQEPKLQELSEHIVDVVKLSKIVCSELSPVVPQLNAVESEVITEDQAIATIQIEDITKAKQIMDPSIEV, from the exons ATGGCTGTTCACCTCTCATGGGCTACTGCTTTTGGTCTTTTAG GAAACATCATTTCCTTCTTGGTTTGCCTTGCTCCCTT GCcaacattttatcaaatttataagaaGAAATCAACTGAAGGTTTTCAAGTAGTTCCCTATGTTATTGCACTCTTTAGTGCCATGCTTTGGATTTACTACGCACTCCTTAAAGAGAAAGCCATGCTTCTCATCACTATCAACACTTTCGCTTGCGTCGTGGAGACTGGCTACATTGCTGTGTACCTCTTTTATGCACCAAAGAAAACTAgg ATCGAGGCTCTTAAACTTGTTCTCCTGTTTAACGTATTCGGGTTTGGTGCCATCTGCCTCTCCACTCTCTTTTTAGCAAAAGCTGCAAACCGTACCAAGATTCTTGGATACATATGCATGGCATTTGCTCTGAGCGTATTTGTGGCTCCTCTCTGCATCGtg AGAAAAGTTATACGTACCAAGAGCGTTGAGTACATGCCATTTCCTTTATCATTTTTCCTAACTTTAGGTGCAGTCATGTGGTTCTTCTACGGTCTTCTCATTAGGGACTTGAACATTGCT ATTCCAAACGTGCTAGGGTTTATCTTCGGAGTTCTTCAAATGGTGCTTTACATGATCTATAAGAACCATAAGAAAGTTCTTGATCAAGAGCCAAAACTTCAGGAATTATCAGAACATATTGTTGACGTGGTGAAACTAAGCAAGATAGTTTGCTCAGAATTGAGTCCAGTGGTTCCTCAACTGAATGCTGTTGAAAGTGAAGTGATAACTGAAGATCAAGCAATTGCGACTATACAAATTGAAGACATTACAAAGGCCAAGCAAATCATGGATCCTTCCATCGAAGTTTAG
- the LOC123217359 gene encoding RNA pseudouridine synthase 7 isoform X1: MKRKRGAEEHSMEIVWQTPANPPEKRDYIFRDGRRHVRPYYFEFISHVKNRWAGKTIVDLFAEEFKGRPYDYYVSAVKCGRIQVDGEMVPVSYIVKSSQKISHFLHRHEPPAMAWEVSVLQKELDVLTVCKPPSVPVHPCGQYRKNTVVGILQAEYGLAPLFPVHRLDRLVSGLLILARNASKADLFRQQIEAGKVQKEYVAKVIGVFPEGEQVVDVNINYDARAGRSTAEVGDSFGDTPLKGKAACTKFTRISTNGTHSIVLCKPITGRTHQIRVHLQYTGHPIANDLLYLSEPVSERATQGMSADRSSYSGHSLTSITHENCLDRDDNSSEEFSIDPMCTNCPNLAPKGYDVHEGGLWLHCVRYSGPGWVYECPYPDWASIV; this comes from the exons atgaagagaaagagaggagCCGAAGAGCACAGTATGGAGATCGTTTGGCAAACGCCAGCGAATCCTCCAGAGAAACGCGATTACATATTTCGAGatg GGAGGCGCCATGTCAGACCATACTACTTCGAGTTCATCTCTCAT GTTAAAAATCGCTGGGCTGGAAAAACAATCGTCGATTTGTTCGCTGAAGAGTTCAAAGGCCGACCATATGATTACTAT GTTAGTGCCGTCAAATGTGGACGGATACAAGTTGATGGAGAGATGGTGCCAGTTTCTTACATAGTTAAATCATCACAGAAAATTAGCCATTTCTTACACAG GCATGAACCGCCAGCAATGGCTTGGGAAGTTTCCGTTCTTCAGAAAGAACTGGATGTACTGACGGTTTGCAAGCCACCATCTGTACCA GTGCATCCGTGTGGTCAATATCGTAAGAACACAGTTGTTGGCATTCTTCAGGCAGAGTATGGCTTGGCCCCTTTATTTC CAGTTCATCGATTAGATCGTCTTGTCTCAGGGCTTCTTATCTTGGCTAGAAATGCTTCTAAAGCTGACTTGTTTAGGCAACAG ATTGAAGCTGGTAAAGTGCAGAAAGAGTATGTTGCAAAGGTTATAGGGGTATTTCCAGAGGGTGAG CAAGTTGTTGATGTAAACATAAATTATGATGCTAGGGCAGGAAGGAGCACTGCAGAG GTGGGTGACTCTTTTGGTGATACGCCTTTGAAGGGAAAGGCTGCTTGTACAAAGTTTACCAGGATTAGTACCAATGGAACTCATAGTATTGTGTTGTGCAAACCAATCACTGGCCGGACTCATCAA ATACGTGTGCATTTACAATATACTGGCCATCCAATTGCCAATGACTTGCTTTACCTCTCTGAACCAGTTTCTGAACGTGCCACACAAGGAATGAGTGCTGACAGATCTTCTTATTCAGGGCATTCTTTAACATCCATTACTCATGAAAATTGCCTTGATAGAGATGATAACTCTAGTGAAGAATTCAGCATTGATCCTATGTGTACAAATTGTCCAAACTTGGCTCCAAAAGG ATATGATGTACATGAAGGTGGTTTATGGCTTCACTGTGTTCGGTACTCTGGACCTGGGTGGGTTTATGAATGCCCATATCCCGATTGGGCATCAATTGTTTAA